The Physeter macrocephalus isolate SW-GA unplaced genomic scaffold, ASM283717v5 random_708, whole genome shotgun sequence genomic interval CGAGGTCCAGCCTCCAGTAAGCTTCGCACAGAGGCAGATCATTAGCTTCGCAAAGACTTGAGCTTTTCCACCACCAGAAACCCAGGGAGAGACAGGAGCAGGAAGAGAGGGAAGCCGGGGAGGGAAAGCGAGACAGAAGCAGAGTTAAGGAAACACAGACCACACCCCAGgcctgccttcccctcctctcctcggTGCCGGCCCCTCCGTCAAGCGGCCTGGCTGAGGGCGAGGCGCGGGCGGCGGCCCCTGCTTCCGGGTCCTCGGGAGAATCCGAAAGGGAGCCTTCTGGGACCAGCCACCAGCAGGCTGTGACCTCGGCTGGTCCCTTCCACGGACCAGCCGGTGTCCCTCCTGCCAAGTGGCATTCCTAGTCCCTGCCGCCACCTCCTGTCCTGGCTGCAGCTGCCCTCCCGCAGGGAGCTGCCAGCCTAGCCACACGCTCCCACCAGCTGCAGGAACCAGCGTCCAGGGCTCGCTATGGCCTCCTCGGTCCCGACACTTGGCAGGGCCCGAGGGCAGGGAGCCTGTCTTCCTTCTGGGTCTGGCCCTGGCTGGCACTCAGCCTGGATGGGGTGGCAGTTAGGAGCAGAGGCCCTGGTgttctgtgtgacctcagacaggCCCCCGGCCCCTTGAACTCAGTCTGCCGCCTCTAATATGGGGACAGCGGGGCCGGCCTCTCAGGGCGAGGACGCAGGTGGAGGGCACGGCTCGCGAAGGCCGTCAAGGGGGCGACTAGAGCATGTCCCGCCCCACGCTTGTCTCGCGGGCTCCCTCCCGAGCCCTGCCCTGCCTCTCGCTCCCTCGCCTTGCTCCGGCCCTCAGCGTGCAGTCTCAGAAACCACCCTGGACACAGAGCGGAGTCTCAAGGAGAGTGGAGggcaagaggcagagaaagagcaaATCGCGAGCAGGAAGCAGGGGGCGAGCGTGGCGACGGGGGAGCGGGCAGCCGGGACGCACAGGGAGGACGGGCACGGGCTGAGAGCCGGTGGCCCGGGTCGGGGGCCGAGCAGGGAGGGGCTGACAGCGCGCCGGCCCGGCTCAGCCGAGCCCCAGCCACTTACAGGCATTTACAGACGAGGGAGGAACTCAGCCTCTCGAGGCACCGGGAACAGCGGGAAGGGGCCCCAGGCCGGACCACAAACCCCCCCGGGTGAAGCAGAGCCAGGACGCGCGGAGCCTGGCTCTCGGGCCCCCTGGTCCCCCGCAGCCCTGCCCCTCTGGCCCTCAGCCTCAAGACGCAGGCCTGCATTGCTGGCCTGCAGCTGCACAGTCCAGGGGTCTGGCCCTTGGGGGCAGCAGGGGGACAAACACAGGGACACAGGGGACAAGCAGGGCTGTGAGCAACGTCCCCTGAAACCCCCCCAGGGACCCACGTGGGACCCCTCTCTGAAGGCCTGGTACGTAGGAGGCACCCGCCGCATGTCTGCTGAGCCGTGGGTATCAGGGACTAGAGAAGGCCCCAGAACCCTCTGGAAGAGGCTAGACCGCTCCCTCTGGGCAGTGACACTCTGTCCCTTCCCACAAAGGCCAAGATGAGCGGGGACCATGAGGGGTGGCACTGAGTCCAGCACAGTGAAACCAAGCCCCAGACCACTGGCTCTGGGCGTCTGTGGCCCCAGCATGGCCGCCACGGGACAGAAAGGAGCATTGAAAGTCCATAACGGGAAGGACACATTTGTCAGGCAAGGGCGAGAGGGGGTGTGGGCTCCATGTCTGCTGGACTGAGTCTCGATCTTTCCAAGCTAATGGGGACGGAGATGTGGGgtctctccagcctcagtttccccaaaggtAAATTACACCCGGACTCTGATTTCTCAGGGCCCCTCCAGCTCAGACCGCCTCAGGTCTCCGGGTTCGAAGTGGCCACACGAGGGCTGGGGTGACAGGTCTTGCTCCTGCTGTATCCCTGGGGCTCAGCCTGGGCCTGGCATGTAGGAGGGCTGTGGTCTGTGAACAAGGCTGAGCTGAATGGGAGCTCAGTGGTCCAGGTTCCCAGGCCGGGCTTTCAAGGCCATCCTCGGCTTgggttttctcctcctccttcccagaaGCCCCCACCCCTGACACACACGGTGGGTATTCAGTGACACCCATACGGAAGCGCATCCCTGGGCAAAGCACTGGAGTCCTGGACGTAAGCCTGGGGGGCCGAGAGAGCTAGCCCCGCCTTGGCTGGCACGTTTAGGTACTGCTTAGACAGCTAAGAGGGACAGACAAGCCCCCAGACAGAGATGCTGGCTTGGCCCTCCCAACCCTCGAGGTTCTGTGAGTTTCATCCCGACGCCCAGGCCCCGGTAGACGGCGTAGGTTGTCTGTAGATCAAACGCTCTGGCCATGAGGTCTCCTCTGAAACCCAGGCAAAGGGCTCTGTTGCCAAGACCGGGAAGGATTTGGAAAAACAGGACCTTCGGGCTGCCAGGTGGGGCTGGGCCACCCCTGCCGGCCGGGCCCAGGGCCGCAGGTCCGCTCTGCACGGGGTCCAGCCCTATTTGTACCTGGACGAGTAATACTCCTCCTCCAGCTCGTAGAGGTCTATGGAGACCTCATCCCGCAGGGCGACGAGCTTCCGGTCACACTCCTCCTGCAGAGCTCGCAGCTGCTGGTTGCGCTGCTCGATGGCCTCGTTCACCGACGGGAAGTCGTTGAGGATGAGGAACTGCTTGAGGTCGGACACCAGCTTCATGAGGGACTCGCCGGCTCGGACCTGCGTTGATGGGGACGGGGCAGCACCGTGAGGGACTGACAGCAGCCTGCCTCCGTGTGCCTGACGCTGGATAAGCGATGGCCTCAGCTGCCTCGTCTGCAAAGTGGGACCACGGCACTAACATAAGGTCATTGTGAGAAGTGAGGGAACCAGAGCGTAAGCTACgggggttggggcggggggggcggggtccCTGGCACCGAGGCGGGTGCCGTCAGCCTCCCAGTCCCCTGGCTTCTGCCTTCTGCCCCTGCTGGTATGATCACCAATCTCGTGTGTTATCCAAGCACACATTCTGCTTCTCAAACCCTCAAACCCCAGAACAAACTACCACCCCACTTAACCTCCTGCCCCGCTCTTCCTCAGGAGAAGCCCGTCTgccggctgggggtggggggcgttcCTTTAGGACCTCGTCCTGTGCATTTTCCTCCGGGGGCACAGACCTATGGAAATACTTGGTTGCCCTGCTTGTTCTGTGACATCGAAAGGGACCAAAATGCACGTCCCGTTTCATCTGGCCATTTGCTTCCCGCACTTATAAAGGATCTTCAGCGAGGAAGGGGGGACCTCTTTCTAACCACCGCCCAGCACTCGACAGGATGGCCGTGGCCGGCTACCTGCCAGCCCCTTAGGCGGCTGCCACGGACAGCCCTCCTCTCGAGCGGAGTCTCCTGAGAAGTGGTTTGCCCCCCACCCAGAGAATCCCAGGGGGGACCACAAGGTTCCTGGAGCCCAGGCTGTCCCCTCCACCTGGTGACTCACGATGTTGGCGGCTCGCACGTGCATCTCGTAATTATCCTGCTCGCC includes:
- the MED22 gene encoding mediator of RNA polymerase II transcription subunit 22 translates to MAQQRALPQSKETLLQSYNKRLKDDVKSIMDNFTEIIKTAKIEDETQVSRATQGEQDNYEMHVRAANIVRAGESLMKLVSDLKQFLILNDFPSVNEAIEQRNQQLRALQEECDRKLVALRDEVSIDLYELEEEYYSSSSSLCEANDLPLCEAYWRLDLDTDSAAGLSVPLPASPEPSTGPLQAAAPAHSHAGGPGPTEHA